From Streptosporangium album, the proteins below share one genomic window:
- the thrS gene encoding threonine--tRNA ligase, with product MVTRLTLHEETTMHDHRKLGRELNLFDTDPLIGAGLPYWLPDGAAVRHVLEEYIRDVERRAGYRHVYSPVLGKRELYEISGHWAHYSDDMYPPMDVGGEQLVLRPSLCPHHALIFRSRAHSYRELPLRVAELGGMYRSELSGVLGGLTRVRAIQLNDAHIFCTLEQVAGETRAALELIRRAYGALGIHPARYRLSLPGPGGKYVADPDMWRRAGELLTEVLDSVGVEYEAVEGEAAFYGPKIDVQIADGAGREATLSTVQVDFHQPRQFDLRYTGPDGTGHRPVMVHRSIIGSVERAVAHLIEVHGGAFPAWLAPVQLVALPISEAEVPAATALVRQCVDRGLRAELAGPEGGTLGARIRDARLVPYQAVIGSREMADGRVALRLRDGRRIDPLPAAEVLARVLALTSGHSLDLWDAGASPG from the coding sequence GTGGTCACTCGCCTCACCCTTCACGAGGAGACCACGATGCACGATCATCGCAAACTCGGCCGCGAGCTGAACCTGTTCGACACCGATCCCCTGATAGGCGCCGGACTGCCGTACTGGCTGCCGGACGGCGCCGCCGTACGGCACGTCCTGGAGGAGTACATCCGCGACGTCGAGCGCCGGGCCGGTTACCGGCATGTGTACTCGCCCGTGCTGGGCAAGCGGGAGCTGTACGAGATCTCCGGGCACTGGGCCCATTACAGCGACGACATGTATCCCCCGATGGACGTGGGCGGGGAGCAGCTGGTCCTGCGCCCCAGCCTGTGCCCGCACCACGCGCTGATCTTCCGCTCCCGGGCGCACAGCTACCGGGAGCTGCCCCTGCGGGTGGCCGAGCTGGGTGGGATGTACCGCTCGGAGCTGTCCGGGGTGCTGGGCGGTCTGACCCGGGTGCGGGCGATCCAGCTCAACGACGCGCACATCTTCTGCACCCTGGAGCAGGTCGCCGGCGAGACCCGGGCCGCTCTGGAGCTGATCCGCCGGGCCTACGGCGCCCTCGGCATCCATCCGGCCCGCTACCGGCTCTCCCTGCCCGGGCCCGGCGGGAAGTACGTCGCCGATCCGGACATGTGGCGGCGGGCCGGAGAGCTGCTGACCGAGGTCCTCGACAGCGTGGGAGTGGAGTATGAGGCCGTGGAGGGGGAGGCGGCGTTCTACGGCCCGAAGATCGACGTGCAGATCGCCGACGGCGCCGGCCGGGAGGCGACCCTGTCCACCGTCCAGGTCGACTTCCACCAGCCCCGGCAGTTCGACCTGCGCTACACCGGCCCGGACGGGACCGGGCACCGGCCGGTCATGGTCCACCGCAGCATCATCGGGAGCGTCGAACGCGCCGTCGCCCACCTCATCGAGGTGCACGGCGGCGCCTTCCCCGCCTGGCTGGCCCCGGTTCAGCTGGTGGCGCTGCCGATCTCCGAAGCCGAGGTGCCCGCGGCCACCGCCCTGGTGCGGCAGTGCGTGGACCGGGGGCTGCGTGCGGAACTCGCCGGGCCGGAGGGCGGCACCCTGGGCGCCCGGATCCGTGACGCCCGGCTCGTGCCCTACCAGGCGGTCATCGGCTCCAGGGAGATGGCCGACGGCCGGGTCGCGCTCCGCCTGCGCGACGGCCGCCGGATCGACCCGCTGCCCGCCGCCGAGGTCCTGGCCCGCGTCCTGGCGCTCACCTCCGGCCACAGCCTCGACCTGTGGGACGCCGGCGCCTCGCCCGGCTGA
- a CDS encoding UvrD-helicase domain-containing protein, with protein MRGALRAGPYGLRGRPVLSPSRLAAKLGILPPTPEQAEVIEAGLEPMVVVAGAGSGKSETMAGRVVWLVANGLVRPEQVLGLTFTRKAAGELSVRVRERLNGLVAAEQVPAELLEGEPTISTYHAYASRLVTDHALREALEPTMRLVSPAVSWQLAGRVVSAYDGPMEQVEWGPATVTRAVLELAGELAEHLRGPQDVREVGAWLAERYAALPGSPTLPQRRPLATQRAREQLLPLVEAYDRLKRSREVVDHGDQMALAARIAAKHAEVGEIERGRFAVVLLDEYQDTSHAQLVLLRSLFGGGHPVTAVGDPCQSIYGWRGASAGNLTRFPRDFRTASGEPAPVRRLSVSFRNGDAVLDVAARVQLPLRMEAREVPVLVPGGNRVDRGRVVCAFHETADDEAVWTAGAIATLLGSESAPDGMPWGEGERKKAKQSAWGGPQCLQPHDVAILARKRSQFPALRRALEERGIPVEVVGLGGLLAVPEVSDIVSTLRAIYDPTAGDALVRLLSGPRWRIGPADLKELGERARELNRETREGGASVDDPLDQVVADMAEERGSLVDALDELPDRPEWQELFSPLARVRLLAMAQELRTLRAHTGQPLPDLIAEIERRLGLDIEVAARGTAIGPFAARADLDAFLDAAARFAGDSEDPTLGAFLAFLKAADEEENGLDAGRVGESNSVKLMTVHASKGLEWPVVVIPGMSQALSKAGTLTVGTMFPARPTTSPKWTDNPRKLPYPLRGDASDLPRLSGLGKEELAEFDERCRERDLLEERRLAYVAVTRAHYLLIASGYRWGSATKPLEPSDFLVEIRETCGHAAVWVPAADQGATNPLLAEPAEATWPVIPDGLRYQAVQDGAFMVEAAIAALTGTGPAPAIGPTSPETPPDDVPFPEVPPEDEDVPFPEAPEDEESGGSADFSAGATFHESTGLPPARRDEAVLLFTSQGEAPAQPAERAPGLADLRGWDRERAKAWERDTELLLRERAMNRRRGSGRVELPTHLTVSSLVTLASDPKALARQVRRPVPKKPTPLARRGTSFHRWLESRWGQQRLLDEFELPGSSDDFEETDAQLDELRDRFEESEWAGREPLDVEVPFETMIADRLVRGRMDAVFETSDGHYEVVDWKTGQRPRGKKAQAAAAVQLAAYRLAWSHLADVPLGQVSAAFHYVRLNETVRPVNPLDERGLIALLESVPTLK; from the coding sequence ATGCGCGGCGCGCTCCGCGCCGGGCCGTACGGCCTGCGGGGTCGCCCCGTGCTGAGTCCGAGCCGGCTCGCCGCCAAGCTGGGCATCCTGCCCCCCACCCCCGAACAGGCCGAGGTGATCGAGGCCGGTCTCGAACCGATGGTGGTGGTCGCCGGTGCCGGGTCCGGCAAGAGCGAGACCATGGCCGGACGGGTCGTCTGGCTGGTGGCCAACGGCCTCGTCCGCCCGGAGCAGGTGCTCGGCCTGACCTTCACCAGGAAGGCCGCCGGCGAGCTGTCCGTCCGTGTCCGCGAGCGGCTCAACGGCCTGGTCGCGGCCGAACAGGTCCCCGCCGAGCTGCTGGAGGGCGAGCCGACCATCTCGACCTACCACGCCTACGCCTCCAGGCTGGTCACCGACCACGCCCTGCGGGAGGCGCTGGAGCCGACCATGCGCCTGGTCAGCCCCGCCGTCTCCTGGCAGCTCGCCGGGCGGGTGGTCAGCGCCTACGACGGGCCCATGGAGCAGGTCGAGTGGGGCCCGGCCACCGTCACCCGGGCGGTGCTGGAGCTGGCGGGGGAGCTGGCCGAGCACCTGCGCGGCCCGCAGGACGTGCGGGAGGTCGGCGCCTGGCTGGCCGAACGGTACGCCGCGCTGCCCGGCTCGCCCACCCTGCCGCAGCGCAGGCCGCTGGCCACCCAGCGGGCCAGAGAGCAGCTGCTGCCACTGGTCGAGGCCTACGACCGGCTCAAGCGGAGCCGCGAGGTCGTCGACCACGGCGACCAGATGGCGCTGGCCGCCCGGATCGCCGCCAAGCACGCCGAGGTCGGTGAGATCGAGCGGGGCAGGTTCGCCGTCGTCCTCCTCGACGAGTACCAGGACACCAGCCACGCCCAGCTGGTGCTGCTCCGCTCGCTGTTCGGCGGCGGCCATCCGGTGACCGCCGTGGGAGACCCCTGCCAGTCCATCTACGGCTGGCGCGGAGCCTCCGCGGGCAACCTCACCCGGTTCCCCCGCGACTTCAGAACCGCCTCGGGGGAGCCTGCCCCGGTCCGCCGCCTGTCGGTCAGCTTCCGCAACGGCGACGCCGTGCTCGACGTCGCGGCCCGGGTGCAGCTCCCGCTCCGCATGGAGGCGCGGGAGGTGCCCGTGCTGGTGCCCGGCGGCAACCGGGTCGATCGCGGCCGGGTGGTGTGCGCCTTCCACGAGACCGCGGACGACGAGGCGGTGTGGACAGCCGGCGCGATCGCCACCCTGCTGGGCAGTGAGAGCGCACCCGACGGCATGCCGTGGGGCGAGGGCGAGCGGAAGAAGGCCAAACAGAGCGCCTGGGGCGGCCCGCAGTGCCTGCAGCCGCACGACGTGGCGATCCTGGCCCGCAAGCGGTCGCAGTTCCCCGCGCTGCGCCGGGCGCTGGAAGAGCGGGGGATCCCGGTCGAGGTGGTCGGCCTGGGCGGCCTGCTGGCCGTCCCGGAGGTCTCCGACATAGTCTCCACCCTGCGGGCGATCTACGACCCGACCGCGGGCGACGCGCTGGTCCGGCTGCTGTCCGGGCCCCGATGGCGGATCGGCCCGGCCGATCTGAAGGAGCTGGGCGAGCGGGCGCGCGAGCTGAACCGCGAGACCCGGGAGGGCGGCGCCTCCGTGGACGACCCGCTGGACCAGGTCGTGGCGGACATGGCCGAGGAGCGCGGCAGCCTGGTCGACGCGCTCGACGAGCTGCCCGACCGCCCCGAGTGGCAGGAGCTGTTCTCCCCCCTGGCCCGGGTACGGCTGCTCGCCATGGCGCAGGAGCTGCGGACCCTGCGCGCCCACACCGGCCAGCCGCTCCCCGACCTGATCGCTGAGATCGAACGCAGGCTCGGCCTGGACATCGAGGTGGCGGCGCGTGGGACGGCCATCGGCCCGTTCGCCGCCCGTGCCGACCTGGACGCCTTCCTGGACGCCGCCGCCCGGTTCGCGGGCGACTCCGAGGATCCGACGCTGGGTGCGTTCCTGGCGTTCCTCAAGGCGGCCGACGAGGAGGAGAACGGTCTGGACGCCGGTCGGGTGGGGGAGAGCAACAGCGTCAAGCTGATGACCGTTCACGCCTCCAAGGGCCTGGAGTGGCCGGTCGTGGTCATCCCCGGCATGTCCCAGGCGCTGTCCAAGGCCGGCACCCTGACCGTCGGCACCATGTTCCCCGCCCGCCCGACGACCAGTCCCAAGTGGACGGACAACCCGCGCAAGCTGCCCTACCCGCTCCGTGGCGACGCCTCCGACCTGCCCCGGCTGAGCGGGCTGGGCAAGGAGGAACTGGCCGAGTTCGACGAGCGCTGCCGGGAGCGCGACCTGCTGGAGGAGCGCCGTCTGGCCTATGTGGCCGTCACCCGCGCCCATTACCTCCTGATCGCCTCCGGCTACCGCTGGGGCAGCGCGACCAAGCCTCTGGAGCCCTCCGACTTCCTGGTGGAGATCCGCGAGACCTGCGGCCACGCGGCCGTCTGGGTCCCCGCCGCCGACCAGGGGGCCACCAACCCGCTTCTGGCCGAGCCCGCCGAGGCCACCTGGCCCGTCATCCCCGACGGCCTCCGTTACCAGGCCGTCCAGGATGGCGCGTTCATGGTCGAGGCCGCCATCGCCGCTCTCACCGGAACCGGCCCGGCCCCCGCCATCGGCCCGACTTCTCCCGAGACGCCGCCGGACGACGTCCCCTTCCCCGAGGTCCCGCCGGAGGACGAGGACGTCCCCTTCCCGGAGGCCCCCGAGGATGAGGAGTCCGGGGGGAGCGCGGATTTCTCCGCAGGCGCGACCTTCCACGAGAGCACGGGCCTTCCTCCGGCCCGACGGGACGAGGCGGTCCTCCTGTTCACCTCCCAAGGCGAGGCTCCCGCGCAGCCGGCCGAACGTGCCCCGGGCCTCGCGGACCTGCGCGGCTGGGACAGGGAGCGGGCGAAGGCGTGGGAACGCGACACCGAGCTGCTGCTGCGCGAACGGGCGATGAACCGGCGGCGTGGCAGCGGCCGGGTGGAGCTGCCCACCCACCTGACCGTCTCCTCCCTCGTCACCCTGGCCTCCGACCCCAAGGCCCTGGCCAGGCAGGTCCGCCGTCCGGTGCCCAAGAAGCCCACCCCGCTGGCTCGCCGGGGCACCTCCTTCCACCGCTGGCTGGAGTCCCGCTGGGGCCAGCAGCGGCTGCTCGACGAGTTCGAGCTGCCCGGCTCGTCCGACGACTTCGAGGAGACCGATGCCCAGCTCGACGAGCTGCGCGACCGCTTCGAGGAGAGCGAGTGGGCCGGCCGCGAACCGCTGGACGTCGAGGTCCCATTCGAGACCATGATCGCCGACCGGCTGGTCCGGGGCCGGATGGACGCGGTGTTCGAGACCTCGGACGGCCACTACGAGGTCGTCGACTGGAAGACCGGCCAGCGCCCCAGGGGGAAGAAGGCTCAGGCGGCGGCGGCCGTCCAGCTCGCCGCCTACCGCCTGGCCTGGTCCCACCTGGCCGACGTCCCCCTCGGCCAGGTGAGCGCCGCCTTCCACTACGTCCGCCTCAACGAGACGGTCAGACCGGTCAACCCCCTCGACGAACGCGGCCTGATCGCCCTCCTGGAGTCGGTCCCCACGCTGAAGTGA
- a CDS encoding ATP-dependent helicase encodes MLDEHQRAVVAHESGPLLVLAGPGTGKTTTIVETVVDRIERRGVDPERVLVLTFSRKAAEELRERITGRMRRTTRTPLALTFHSYAYALLRREAVLAGGVPPRLLTGPEQLLEIRRLLHGELEDGAPQWPDGMHEALKTRGFAQELRDFLARAAERGLDGDELVELGRRHGRADWVAAGRFADRYQSRFDLDLEPVLDYAELIRAAGGLLTDPEVRLRERSAYDVVFVDEYQDTDPAQEFLLQQLAGEGRDLIAVGDPDQSIYGFRGADVRGIMRFPESFPRADGEKAPVIALRVCRRSGSELLKASRRVAARLPATPGGAAHRDLRPLPDVEPGEVRVVVTDGATQEAAVVADALRRAHLLDGVPWSRMAVLVRSATRQVPLLRRALVAAGVPVVVGGGELPLFQEPGVRPLIRLIQVALHPETLDEAMAEELLTGALGGTDMIGVRRLRRTLRIAEHEAMTHPDERDMVDNSGERDVSGPRSSGELLVAALKDARELVRVEPHVALPAERLARLISGAAEAVRRGGTAEDVLWTVWQATGLAAKWTETSVGGGVRGTMADRDLDAVVALFDHAARFVDRLPHAGVEVFVDDLVAQEIPGDSLAERAPDTESVRILTAHRSKGLEWDVVVAAGVQEGAWPDLRLRGSILSTDDMVARAGGSEHENPAAVSAALASQLLAEERRLFYVAATRARSRLIVTAVGGDDSEERPSRFLTELVPGTTGEPVVDERSRWLSMSALVADLRSAVSDPTRPAPLRKAAAEHLARLATAGVPGAHPNDWYALTPISDDRPLNWPDDIVRVSPSAVENFTKCGLRWLLETSVGASGTDAARGLGTVIHALAVLAATGMPAEDTLGKRLDEIWHELDFGGLWYNRKQRKVAEQMISKFVRWHRENPRELVGLEEAFTAMVSEGVQIKGRVDRVERDAEGRAVIIDIKTGKNGPKDAEIERHPQLGVYQLAALLGAFQRHGMTEPGGAALVQVGDAAGKKDAKEQSQQALSEDAEPGWARDMVDTVAFGMSGPFFQAKVNDGCRTCAVRASCPVSKNGDQVC; translated from the coding sequence GTGCTCGACGAGCATCAGCGGGCGGTGGTGGCCCACGAGAGCGGCCCGCTGCTCGTGCTCGCCGGGCCCGGCACCGGCAAGACCACCACGATCGTGGAGACCGTGGTGGACCGGATCGAGCGCCGCGGCGTGGATCCCGAACGGGTGCTCGTCCTCACCTTCAGCCGCAAGGCGGCCGAGGAGCTGCGCGAACGTATCACCGGCCGGATGCGCCGCACCACCCGGACGCCCCTCGCGCTCACCTTCCACAGCTACGCCTACGCGCTGCTCCGCCGCGAGGCCGTGCTCGCCGGGGGCGTGCCGCCCCGCCTGCTGACGGGGCCCGAGCAGCTCCTGGAGATCCGCCGCCTGCTCCACGGCGAGCTGGAGGACGGCGCCCCGCAGTGGCCGGACGGCATGCACGAGGCGCTCAAGACCCGCGGGTTCGCCCAGGAGCTCCGTGACTTCCTGGCCCGTGCCGCCGAACGCGGCCTCGACGGTGACGAGCTGGTCGAGCTGGGCCGCCGGCACGGCCGCGCCGACTGGGTGGCCGCCGGCCGGTTCGCGGACCGCTACCAGTCCAGGTTCGACCTGGACCTGGAGCCGGTGCTCGACTACGCGGAGCTGATCCGCGCGGCCGGTGGGCTGCTCACCGATCCCGAGGTGCGGCTCCGCGAGCGGTCCGCCTATGACGTCGTGTTCGTCGACGAATACCAGGACACCGACCCCGCCCAGGAGTTCCTGCTCCAGCAGCTTGCCGGGGAGGGCCGCGACCTCATCGCCGTCGGCGACCCCGACCAGTCGATCTACGGTTTCCGCGGTGCCGACGTGCGCGGGATCATGCGGTTCCCGGAGAGCTTCCCCAGGGCCGACGGAGAGAAGGCGCCCGTCATCGCCCTGCGCGTCTGCCGCCGCAGCGGTTCGGAGCTGCTGAAGGCCTCCCGCCGCGTCGCGGCCCGCCTGCCCGCGACCCCGGGCGGCGCCGCCCACCGGGACCTGCGCCCCCTGCCGGACGTCGAGCCCGGCGAGGTCCGGGTGGTGGTGACCGACGGGGCCACGCAGGAGGCCGCGGTGGTGGCCGACGCGCTGCGCCGGGCGCACCTGCTGGACGGGGTCCCCTGGTCGAGGATGGCGGTGCTGGTCCGTTCGGCCACCCGCCAGGTGCCGTTGCTGCGCCGGGCGCTGGTCGCGGCAGGGGTGCCGGTCGTGGTGGGCGGGGGCGAGCTGCCGCTCTTCCAGGAGCCGGGCGTGCGCCCGCTGATCAGGCTCATCCAGGTCGCGCTCCATCCGGAGACCCTCGACGAGGCGATGGCCGAGGAGCTGCTGACCGGCGCGCTCGGCGGCACCGACATGATCGGTGTGCGCCGTCTGCGCAGGACCCTGCGGATCGCCGAGCACGAGGCGATGACACACCCCGACGAGCGCGACATGGTCGACAACTCCGGTGAGCGTGACGTCTCCGGGCCGCGCTCGTCGGGCGAGCTGCTGGTCGCGGCGCTGAAGGACGCGCGGGAGCTGGTCCGGGTGGAGCCGCACGTGGCACTGCCCGCCGAGCGGCTGGCCCGGCTCATCTCCGGCGCCGCCGAGGCCGTACGGCGGGGCGGCACCGCCGAGGACGTGCTCTGGACCGTCTGGCAGGCGACCGGGCTGGCCGCGAAGTGGACCGAGACGAGCGTCGGCGGCGGGGTCAGGGGGACCATGGCCGACCGTGACCTCGACGCGGTGGTGGCGCTGTTCGACCACGCGGCCAGGTTCGTCGACCGGCTGCCGCACGCGGGTGTCGAGGTGTTCGTCGACGACCTGGTCGCCCAGGAGATCCCCGGCGACTCCCTCGCCGAGCGCGCCCCCGACACCGAGTCGGTGCGGATCCTGACCGCGCACCGGTCCAAGGGCCTGGAGTGGGACGTCGTCGTCGCCGCCGGGGTCCAGGAGGGGGCCTGGCCGGACCTGCGGCTGCGTGGGTCCATCCTGAGCACCGACGACATGGTCGCCAGGGCGGGAGGCTCCGAGCACGAGAACCCGGCCGCGGTCTCGGCGGCGCTGGCCTCCCAGCTCCTGGCCGAGGAGCGCCGCCTGTTCTACGTGGCGGCGACCAGGGCGAGGAGCAGGCTCATCGTCACCGCCGTGGGGGGCGACGACAGCGAGGAGCGGCCCTCCCGGTTCCTCACCGAGCTGGTGCCCGGCACGACCGGGGAGCCGGTCGTCGACGAGCGTTCCCGCTGGCTGAGCATGTCCGCCCTGGTGGCGGACCTGCGTTCGGCCGTCTCCGACCCGACCCGGCCCGCGCCGCTCCGCAAGGCCGCCGCCGAGCACCTGGCCAGGCTCGCCACCGCCGGAGTGCCCGGCGCCCACCCCAACGACTGGTACGCCCTCACGCCGATCTCCGACGACCGCCCGCTCAACTGGCCCGACGACATCGTGCGCGTCTCACCCTCGGCGGTGGAGAACTTCACCAAGTGCGGCCTGCGCTGGCTGCTGGAGACCTCCGTGGGGGCGAGCGGCACCGACGCGGCCCGGGGGCTGGGCACCGTCATCCACGCGCTGGCCGTGCTCGCCGCGACCGGCATGCCCGCCGAGGACACCCTCGGCAAGCGCCTGGACGAGATCTGGCACGAGCTGGACTTCGGCGGTCTCTGGTACAACCGCAAGCAGCGCAAGGTCGCCGAGCAGATGATCTCCAAGTTCGTCCGCTGGCACCGGGAGAACCCGCGCGAGCTGGTCGGCCTGGAGGAGGCGTTCACGGCCATGGTGTCGGAGGGCGTGCAGATCAAGGGACGGGTCGACCGCGTCGAGCGCGACGCCGAGGGCCGAGCCGTGATCATCGACATCAAGACCGGGAAGAACGGCCCCAAGGACGCCGAGATCGAACGCCACCCCCAGCTCGGCGTCTACCAGCTCGCCGCCCTGCTGGGCGCCTTCCAGCGGCACGGGATGACCGAGCCCGGCGGCGCGGCGCTGGTCCAGGTGGGCGACGCCGCGGGCAAGAAGGACGCCAAGGAGCAGAGCCAGCAGGCCCTGTCGGAGGACGCCGAGCCCGGCTGGGCCCGCGACATGGTCGACACGGTGGCCTTCGGCATGTCCGGGCCGTTCTTCCAGGCCAAGGTCAACGACGGCTGCCGCACCTGCGCCGTGCGGGCGAGCTGCCCGGTCAGCAAGAACGGGGATCAGGTGTGCTGA